From the genome of Ananas comosus cultivar F153 linkage group 16, ASM154086v1, whole genome shotgun sequence, one region includes:
- the LOC109721903 gene encoding uncharacterized protein LOC109721903 — MNKLSSMKYSGNGSIREHIMEMRDIAAQLTALEVTISDSFLVHFILNSLPSEYVQFQISYNTHRDKWSINELLTMCVQEEGRLIQEKQNAVNFISQKRQIKRVKNGKGKNDSERKNKEAPSDSQGQSSNWTPKCFFCKKNGDIKKDCQKYQKWLQNMGISESEKTQ, encoded by the exons ATGAATAAACTATCTTCCATGAAGTACTCCGGAAATGGCTCGATTCGCGAGCATATTATGGAAATGCGAGATATTGCAGCGCAACTCACCGCACTTGAAGTAACCATCTCTGATTCATTCTTAGTACACTTTATTTTGAACTCTTTGCCATCTGAATACGTACAATTTCAGATCTCTTATAATACACATAGAGATAAATGGTCAATTAATGAATTGCTGACCATGTGTGTGCAAGAGGAAGGGAGATTAATACAAGAGAAACAAAATGCAGTCAACTTTATTTCTCAAAAGAGACAAATAAAGCGTGTTAAGAATGGTAAGGGCAAGAATGACTCAGAAAGAAAGAACAAGGAAGCTCCATCTGATTCACAAGGCCAATCAAGTAATTGGACTCCCAAGTGcttcttttgtaagaaaaatgGTGATATAAAGAAGGACTGCCAAAAGTATCAGAAATGGCTCCAGAATATGG GGATTTCAGAATCGGAGAAAACCCAGTAA